Proteins encoded together in one Prunus dulcis chromosome 3, ALMONDv2, whole genome shotgun sequence window:
- the LOC117623164 gene encoding nuclear transport factor 2-like: MALQTAIPPPTPSAQLVGNAFIEQYYHILHNNPGLVHRFYQDSSVLSRPDSNGVMTSVTTMQGINEKILSLNYNEYKAEIKTADAQKSYKDGVTVLVTGCLTSKDNLKRKFAQSFFLAPQDNGFFVLNDVFRFVEDGELFENHSVNGVNDATTVLSNQDPEPNHVPDPPAPDLETTQVEENQIGIEKAYDTSDHERQSANEKESDAEPPSYSNGNDVPVAVEPTSTTAQEDAPKKSYASIVKVPKGSPGPNKVYVPTNTIRVAPKKAENNLPASAPPASVPEASAPTSTSTPESNDTNEEVEGYSVYIRNLPLNVTADQLEEEFKKFGPIKQGGIQVRNKKLQGYCFGFVEFLSASSMNSAIQASPISFGGRQAVIEIKRTTTRVGSSGRGRFPPPGRGGFRSDSFRGRGNYVGGRSFGRNEYGNRGEFSSRGRGPAGRGGDGYQQGRGRGGRPSGGPKQNAVSA; this comes from the exons ATGGCCTTGCAGACAGCAATTCCTCCACCGACTCCCAGTGCCCAACTTGTTGGAAATGCTTTCATTGAGCAGTATTACCATATTCTTCACAATAACCCGGGCCTGGTCCATAGATTTTATCAGGATTCAAGTGTTCTAAGCCGGCCTGATTCCAATGGTGTGATGACATCAGTGACCACTATGCAA GGAATCAATGAGAAGATCCTTTCCTTAAATTACAACGAATATAAGGCTGAAATAAAGACCGCTGACGCTCAGAAGTCTTATAAGGATGGGGTAACTGTGTTAGTTACTGGATGTTTAACGAGCAAGGATAACTTGAAAAGGAAATTCGCCCAATCATTTTTCCTTGCCCCCCAAGACAATGGGTTCTTTGTATTGAACGATGTCTTTAGGTTTGTAGAAGATGGAGAACTGTTTGAAAACCATTCAGTTAATGGAGTTAATGATGCCACAACAGTCCTTTCAAACCAAGATCCTG AGCCAAATCATGTTCCTGATCCTCCTGCACCCGATCTGGAAACTACTCAAGTTGAAGAGAATCAAATTGGTATTGAGAAAGCTTATGACACATCAGACCATGAGAGACAATCAGCTAACGAGAAGGAGTCTGATGCTGAACCCCCATCTTATTCAAATGGGAACGATGTCCCTGTGGCAGTTGAGCCAACGTCTACTACAGCCCAAGAGGATGCTCCAAAAAAGTCATATGCATCAATT GTAAAAGTTCCCAAAGGGAGTCCAGGACCAAATAAGGTTTATGTGCCTACTAATACTATAAGAGTGGCTCCTAAGAAAGCAGAGAATAATTTGCCTGCATCGGCTCCACCTGCTTCTGTGCCTGAAGCATCAGCGCCAACGAGCACTAGTACCCCAGAGAGTAATGATACTAATGAGGAAG TTGAGGGTTATTCTGTTTACATAAGGAATTTGCCCTTAAATGTGACGGCTGATCAGCTTGAGGAagaattcaagaaatttggacCAATAAAGCAAGGAGGTATCCAAGTTCGAAATAAGAAG CTGCAGGGATACTGTTTTGGATTTGTTGAATTTCTGTCAGCAAGTTCCATGAATAGTGCCATTCAG GCTTCACCCATCAGTTTTGGTGGCCGTCAAGCTGTCATCGAGATAAAGAGAACGACCACTCGAG TTGGTAGCAGTGGAAGAGGTAGGTTTCCTCCTCCTGGAAGGGGAGGGTTTCGGAGTGACAGCTTTAGAGGCCGTGGAAATTATGTTGGTGGCCGGAGCTTTGGAAGAAACGAATATGGGAACAGGGGTGAATTCTCAAGCCGAGGCAGGGGTCCAGCTGGGCGTGGTGGAGATGGTTATCAGcaagggagagggagaggcgGCCGTCCAAGTGGAGGACCAAAGCAGAATGCTGTTTCTGCGTAG
- the LOC117622769 gene encoding ninja-family protein AFP3-like, whose amino-acid sequence MAQTEEGGNRATQQVFSMQGSNFPGDLLRKIVSGNDFPGKFEEPTQDSEEIELSLGLSLNGRFGVDPRAKLLPLKRSSSIPDFASTPARDEDTTCRVSAPCMVPLMRTCSLPTETEEEWRKRKELQSLRRMEAKRKRSEKQQRNLKVPRDRSRENFEEDKRGGEAMNGVQSYRQEQFVKVVDEFRAMGIPTWVSGDKGNCPVPPPPASQSTIGSQGSGSSGISESESHAAAATAAAAQGVHKCTEPRSHANAQSSPKTNKELLVTPRMITTERSGQFNGVQMEINCDKPTVPEKGANEIVRNVLENMPCVSTKGDGPNGKRIEGFLYRYKKGEEVRIVCVCHGSFLSPAEFVKHAGGGDVAHPLKHIVVNPSPFL is encoded by the exons atggcGCAAACAGAGGAAGGTGGAAACAGAGCAACCCAACAGGTGTTCTCAATGCAAGGGAGTAATTTTCCGGGAGATCTGCTGAGGAAAATAGTTTCCGGGAATGATTTTCCTGGAAAATTCGAGGAGCCAACCCAAGATTCTGAGGAGATTGAGCTAAGCCTCGGGCTTTCATTGAACGGTCGATTTGGGGTGGACCCAAGAGCCAAGTTACTGCCACTCAAACGCTCGTCGTCAATCCCTGACTTCGCGTCGACCCCAGCAAGAGACGAGGACACGACATGTCGTGTATCTGCGCCGTGCATGGTGCCTCTGATGAGGACTTGTTCTCTGCCTACGGAAACAGAGGAGGAgtggaggaagaggaaggagTTGCAGAGCTTGAGGAGAATGGAGGCGAAGAGAAAGAGGTCGGAGAAGCAGCAGAGGAATTTGAAGGTGCCTAGAGATCGGAGCAGAGAGAACTTTGAGGAAGATAAGAGAGGAGGAGAAGCCATGAATGGGGTTCAAAGTTATAGACAAGAGCAGTTTGTGAAGGTGGTGGATGAGTTTAGAGCAATGGGGATCCCCACTTGGGTATCTGGTGATAAGGGTAATTGTCCGGTTCCTCCACCGCCAGCATCTCAGAGCACAATTGGGTCTCAAGGAAGTGGCTCATCTGGGATTTCAGAATCTGAGAGccatgctgctgctgctactgctgctgctgctcaaG GAGTGCACAAATGCACTGAACCAAGAAGTCATGCCAATGCTCAGTCTTCTCCAAAGACTAATAAGGAACTGTTAGTGACCCCTCGAATGATAACCACCGAAAGATCAGGTCAGTTCAACGGAGTTCAAATGGAAATTAACTGTGATAAACCCACAGTTCCAGAAAAAGGAGCCAACGAAATTGTGAGGAATGTGTTGGAAAATATGCCTTGTGTGTCTACAAAAGGAGATGGCCCCAACGGGAAAAGAATAGAAGGGTTTCTTTATAGGTACAAGAAGGGTGAGGAAGTGAGAATAGTATGTGTTTGTCATGgcagctttctctctcccgCCGAGTTTGTGAAGCATGCCGGCGGTGGTGACGTGGCACACCCTTTGAAGCATATAGTAGTCAATCCATCTCCGTTTTTGTAG